Within the Epinephelus lanceolatus isolate andai-2023 chromosome 22, ASM4190304v1, whole genome shotgun sequence genome, the region CTGATCCAGATGTGACTACAGAGAAAATGCAAACAAGTTGGGCGCTTTATCATTATCTTTATGCTTTAAACTTAGAGGAAGtcggaaagaaaataaaagactgGTACTCTAAAGACACTTTTGCAATGTACAAACGTGAATATACATTTACAGATTGCTGACAAATGAAAGTGCTGCTTTATTAAAAATTCAAAAGGTCCGCTTTCTAGCTGATAAAGATGTCACATGTGGCAGAAAGCTCTGGAAAAAGCTAATAGTGGGATTATTTTATCGAGTGCTGATAATTTATGTGTATTGCTTCACTACATATTTTACAGGGAAGTAGGAAAGTTAACTTGCATTGTTGGAAACACAATATTTTCTATATGTATGGTCGCAAATCAGCTTTCATGTATGAAACTGAACGTTAATTAGCGTAATAAATTAATGTCATAAAGCTGTGTGCCTAGTTTTCCTCGTTTGTTTTTATGTAACGTAagatttttgtgtctttctgtgtaCACCAGGTGTGTGCAGGACCGTTGGTCCAGTCCAGCTCTGACCAGAAGGCAGATTCAGGCGTCCACACACTGAAGAGGGTCGCTCGGATGACCCCGCTGTGGAGGATCATGAACAGTAAACCGTTTGGAGCTTACTGCCAGAACAACTATGAGTGCTCCACAGGACTCTGCAGGTAACGGAGCAGGAAATTACTCGAGTAAAAATGATCAGAATTTGAGGGAATTGTACTCAAGTAGATGTAAAAGTAATGGTGTAAGAAGCTAAAGAAAGTGTGGTTACTGTCAGTGTAAAAGCAATTTTATCACTGCAAAAGCTTATCATTGCAATGTGAGCTCTTGTCAGGTTCGTGTCATCTAAGGCAAAAACACTTTCAGCAGTATTTTATTTGCTCTAAA harbors:
- the leap2 gene encoding liver-expressed antimicrobial peptide 2; this translates as MQETGYFTQRRAAVALCIVLLVLAQQVCAGPLVQSSSDQKADSGVHTLKRVARMTPLWRIMNSKPFGAYCQNNYECSTGLCRAGHCSTSQRSLSEPVNY